The nucleotide sequence GTAAGAGATTATAGGATGCTCACGCTCCAATTTCATTACATAATATAATGCTGCCAGCGAAAATTTGCCTTTTCTACAACTACtttaatcaaaatatataCGCAATTATAGTTCTAAATCCAAAGaaagatattaaaattatgaattaaaGCAAATCTTAGCAAATCATAAAGGAACAAGTTTTTAAGTTCCGAAAGCAAGTCAAGCATGtgcaaaattttattacatggATTTATTACATCTTTAAGCATGAAGTATAGCTTTGTACTAACCTTTCAATTACTTGAAAAACGTTTATTGTATCTTGCATTGTtgcaaattttcaaatgaaaatatCTCTTTCTAGATCGTACATTtcattctatatatatatgtataaaaataaaaagatagcGATCAGTATCAAATGTAAGCTATGAAGCCAAATCAGACCGTTATcaaaacaatttcattgggGGATACAGCGGAAGAAGGGAgcatttattttaaagaattcGACACAATAAAATCAACGCGCGCTGAACATGTTTTTACTAAAACGCGATAATCATATAGATTTAGAAAACCccatcaatattttttagattagtATAGCCTTGTGTCTTATAGCGCAATACAATTAATGACCCAATAAAAATAAGTAAGCCAAgataatattttatgtaaacGTTTCCATACTTTTCACATTTGTTCATTCTGTTGCATGTTgattgtatatatacataagttGGAGTTGTATTTAcatactttttaaataaatgttcgATCGATCTTATCTATCATTCATTGATAAGCAATAATGTTCTATTTATATAGAAGCGAGACAATGATTTGTTCAGAATTCACGCTTTAGAGCCAATTCAGAATatgttatacaaaaattttatcacGTGGATAATTATCATAATGGACTTCTGTTATAAGAACTCCACCTCAAGCggcatttattattaattatatacagAAAATATTAGATCTTTATTCTGTGTGTACCGGGCGCAGGTGACATTTTGCAGAATTgtatttaacaataaaaaaactgcTGCCAATTATTTGGCACGTAggcttcctccaacaaaatttatagtttaaatagataaaatactgttcaaatatacagtatattaatgatttttaaaatactttcaatcttgattattttacataaagagcacccgtcacaatatcaaatcatataattttgataaaaaaatttaaaccacaatattttaaataccataggtCCTCGtaacctcataaaatcatCAATTATCCAAAAAAAGTCAGTCGTTGCAATCGTTTGGCTTCGATTGCTTATCCGCAAAGtgattttttctatttctatCAAGGTTTTCCCTTCAGTCTCAGgtactataaaataaaatgtaacaagtGCGATGATACAATTAATTCcaaaaaacagaaaaactCCTTGTAATGTCATAGCATCCACCATGTACAAGAGTACTTTACGCAACATCGCTAATAGAAGAGTAGATATAAATCTACCCATTCCCATGCCAATCTCACGAAATCTGGTTGGCAATAGTTCGCTATTTAACATATATGAAACCTTGTCAATACCCACTGAGAATATAAAAGACGCAAATATTATACCATTACAGGAGGAATCCAATATAGGTATCCAGAAGAGTTAAATATCTCACGTTTAATCAAATGCACTACTAACGCGAATACTACACTGAAAACAACACAGttgtttctgctgtaaagttcGGTAgctttaaccgttctgccaccgtaacggctgttcagtaagaacaacggtgtgccactaatgtgtaattttggcgagtcgcgattcgaaaaattggtcgcttacgcgggacaccagcagaaacgaccgaactgattcttaaaaactgctgaactctacggtaattttggcgagtcttcgtacaatgacggattaatGGTGtgagttcagttaaaatggctgtgtttttttcagtgtaggtAAGCAATCCCAGCCCCGCCGAGAGATATAAATGGAAGTTTATTCCTTTTCCCAAGTATATTAATGCTGAACATGCAAATGATGCCTCTGATAATTCTTACGCCGTCATAAATTGTGCCAGCTAGGTAAATATTGAATGGTGTCtgaatatttcgaaatataaCGACATTGTAAGTTTTGATAGTTTCACCTCCAGTTAGcttaaaaattatcaaaacataAAAGACGACAGTCATTGGTATCCATAACGATTTTTCCGTGTAAGGCTTTATCAAAATCCTTAATGACCGCTTCCGATTTTTTATATCATCATTCTTTTCTTGTGCATTCGCTTCTCTTAAAGTCAGAAATTCCGACTTTACATTTGATAATGTTGTCCAACCTCGTAACCACGCCAAAGAAGCTTCGGTTTCATCAAATCTTCCTTtttctaaaaaagaaattttcaaaaattgttttaatgtGTCGGAAAATCtccataaataaaaatccaaactTAATGATATCCATCATTGACTTACTTGCAAGCCAGTATGGACTATCCGGCAAAAAAGCAGTCCCAAAAATCCGATCACAGggaaaattataacaattataGCAACGGTTTTCCACTTAAAAAACTGACTCATCAACATCGTGAAAAGTGATCCAAATGATACACACATAAATAACGACTAGTAGTAAGTGGACTTCTTAAATGTGGTTGAGCGATTTCTGTAATGTATGCAGTGCCACATGAAACAGATGCTGGTATCATCAAACCTACGAAAGCCTGAGCAACTAAAATCATCATCGTGTTTGTGGCAAAATGGAAAATTATGCCTGCCATACTGTAGATAATAGACGTAACCAGTAGCATCACGCGACTACCAATTCTGTGGCTGAGTAAGCAAAACAAAATAGCGCCAACTGGactcataaaaaaataacttgcTGAAAATCGATAATATGGATAATTTCACTTGGAGCTTGATGAAAAGATGGtttaaatagtaaaatattgaATACTGCTATTATGAACATACCAAACCATGATTGTTCGtcctttgttatttttatttctgaatTGTCTTGTGATAATTCTGCAAGCAGTAATGCAGTGAATGGAGTTAAATTACCATgtgaaaatttaacaaaattgCATATTATAGTAGCGATTACTTGAGACGCtacatttagaatttttaagctttttccgctggtttattaaaaatatcactGTTGCTGTAAATatagatatcaaaattttttttacaatgaatAACTATGAATCGTTGATGgcgatttataaaaaaaaaataagtttaaattattcgAAGTGACTAAAGGAGCTTGAACTGGATCTACTTAAACTTGTAATATAGCTTTATACCTTTTCACTTCTTGGAAATCTTTTGTATCTTTCATGGCGACCAATCTATaaatgtacatacatactaCCTTTTTCTTACGCGCTTGGATGTGATAACCAATGATTTAGAAGTATAAATTTTGACCATACTTAGATTAGTAAAACTGTGTCTTAAGTACATTACGTGATGTGTTTATAACCCAACAAGAATGAATAAGcaagataattttttcaagCCAATATGTttaacatatatgaaaattttatttcgaataaatgtttaatcagtattattatatcTATCTCTGATAATCAATAACGTTTAAAATATGTTGCACGATAGCAGAAACaatatatcaatattattttttagaaatatgatTTCATCAAGCAAACGTCATAGCAATCTTTATTATAATGATGACCTCATAGTACttattacgatacgtgtgacctaaGTGGCACTTTATTACACGGCGCGTAGTGGCACCAGCACATCATAGGGtatagtttttaaaaagtattgggtttataaaataatatgtatacTTTATTGAATAATACAAACGTATGAAAATATGTTATTTTAGCATGTTAACATTTTCAGTTATATCTATTATATCTATAAATTCtatgtttctaaataattttgtgTGTTGTGATAAAATATCgctgtgtgcagaagagagGGCGGCAACGACTTATAGCGGACAAAATTAAAACTATGGACCCATATATCCTTTGATTACATACAACATAGTACCACTTTTGTTTACGCACGCAGCGAATAGTCCGCAAACGATGATCGATAAGCGAGAATAGAGATCTCACCACTGGATTCCACGAGTGAATTCTCAACTAAAGAAATATTTAAACGATCGAAAAATCTATCTGTCAAGAGAGACTGCACACTTTTATCTACGCGAACAAATTTCAATTACGTTTAAAATATAAGACATTACTAATTTCTTTGCATATGCTAGCACGAAagttcttaatttttttctcgctaatAGCAAGTTCAATAACCCACCAATAAACCTTGACACTGAACTACATTATTAATTTCAAGAATCCTAAAAAATCTCAAAAGTCGATATCTATCCGAGAATCAAATACGGAATAGTTGAAAAACATTAGGGTCTACagattgattaaaaaattgttttcccaaaaagttgatttttttaaccACGCAAAGTTCTACTCTTTTGTATTTACTTCTGTCACGTCCATAAATATGATTTCTTTAGAGTATTAATCCACTATAAATAGATATTTTGTTCAAGAAAAATCGTTACGGTTTTTGGGCTTTGTCTGTTTGAGATCGTTTACCGGCAAAATGATTTTCtatttcaatcaaagatttcCCTTCAGTCTCgggtattataaaataaaacgtaacaaTTGCGATAAAACTATTAATtccaaaaaacaaaaatactcctTGTAATGTCATAGTATCCACCATATACATAAATACTTTACGCAACAACGATAATAGAAGAGTAGATACAAATCTACCCATTCCCATGCCAATCTCACGAAATCTCGTTGGCAATAGTTCACTATTCAGCATgtagataattttttcaatgccCACGGAAAATATGAAAGCTGCAAATATCATCATTACAGGAGGAATCCAACGTAAGTATGTCAAGCTCCCTATCTCGAGATTCATCAAAAGCAGTGCTATCGCGACTACTAGGTAAGCAGATCCAGCTCCAATCAGAGATATAAAGAGAAGTTTCCTTTTTCCAAGTGTATTAATACTAAACATACAGATAGTTCCACCAATAATTCTTACGCCGTCATAAATTGTGCCCGCTAAGTATATATCAAATGGTATCTCAATCTTTCGAAATATAACAACATTATAAGTTTTGATACTTTCGGCTCCAGTTAAATTGAACATTATCAAAACATATAAGACGATGCACATTGGTATCCATAACGATTTTTCCATGTAAGGTTTTATTAAAACCCTTAATGACCGCTTCTGGTTTTTGATATCTTCGTTCTCTTTTGCATTGGCTTCTTTTAATCTGAGGAATTCATCTTCTACATTGTCCGATGATGTCCAACCTCGAAACCACGCTAAGGAAACCTCGGCTTTATCTAATCTTCCCTTTCCTAAAATGGCATTTTCAAACGTTGTTTCAACTACGTGTGATTATTTATAAGATAAACTTACTTGCAAGCCAATATGGACTATCGGGCAAAAAAAGCAATCCTAAAAATCCTATTGCAGGAAAAATCGTCATGATTATAGCGTTAATTTTCCATTTAAAAAATTGGCCCATCAACATTGCAAAAAGTGCTCCAAATGATACACACAGATAGCCACTGGCGGTAAGTGGACTTCTTAAATGTGGTTGAGCGATTTCTGTAGTGTATATCGTGCCACAT is from Nasonia vitripennis strain AsymCx chromosome 1, Nvit_psr_1.1, whole genome shotgun sequence and encodes:
- the LOC103317863 gene encoding probable inositol transporter 2, whose product is MKDTNGFQELKSNSDIFNKPEEKSLQIRNVASQVIATVVCNFVKFSHGNLTTFTSLLLAELSRENSEIKITKDEQSWFASYFFMSPVGAILFGLLSHRIGSRVMLLVTSFTYTMACIVFHFSTNSTMILVAQAFVGLMIPATVSCGTIYTTEIAQPHLRSPLTASGYLCVSFGALFAMLMGQFFKWKINAIIMTIFPAIGFLGLLFLPDSPYWLARKGRLDKAEVSLAWFRGWTSSDNVEDEFLRLKEANAKENEDIKNQKRSLRVLIKPYMEKSLWIPMCIVLYVLIMFNLTGAESIKTYNVVIFRKIEIPFDIYLAGTIYDGVRIIGGTICMFSINTLGKRKLLFISLIGAGSAYLVVAIALLLMNLEIGSLTYLRWIPPVMMIFAAFIFSVGIEKIIYMLNSELLPTRFREIGMGMGRFVSTLLLSLLRKVFMYMVDTMTLQGVFLFFGINSFIAIVTFYFIIPETEGKSLIEIENHFAGKRSQTDKAQKP